Within Thermococcus sp. M36, the genomic segment TTTTTTTTTTTTTTTTTATTGTTTGAAAGCTGCATTAACCATTGAATAATTTCGTCTGTAACTGTTGTATTAATAGAGTAAAAAATAAATTGACCTTTTTTTACGGCTACCACTAAGCCTGCTTGTTTTAATAAATCCAAATGATGAGAAATACTTGGTTTTGAAATATGGAACTCATCAGCAATTTCTCCCGCTGTTAAATCCTGTTTTTTCAATAAATCAAGTATATCTCTTCGTGTAGCATCATTTAAAGCTTTAAAAAGAATATTCACTCGGTTTCTGTTTAAATATTTAGACAAATATCTAAATATTATTCGAAAACCAACAAAAAAATTTATTACGCATCAACCGTTCATACCTGTTAAAAAAACTTAACAGTATGTCATCACAATTTTAAACATAGTTAAGAATTTCTTCCAAACCCTTAACAGATAAAGGTTTCAAAAG encodes:
- a CDS encoding autorepressor SdpR family transcription factor; translated protein: MNILFKALNDATRRDILDLLKKQDLTAGEIADEFHISKPSISHHLDLLKQAGLVVAVKKGQFIFYSINTTVTDEIIQWLMQLSNNKKKKK